The following are encoded together in the Zingiber officinale cultivar Zhangliang chromosome 8A, Zo_v1.1, whole genome shotgun sequence genome:
- the LOC122009801 gene encoding chaperone protein dnaJ C76, chloroplastic-like has product MAQLLAPVRSVLVLEFPKLPPCYGNLWPRVAVAVAQNSTPSRRSCQKEKRDFRIAATTVGGFSWRDDVADDYYTVLGLLPDATSQQIKKAYYDCMKSCHPDLSGNNPDITSFCIFINEVYSVLSDPVQRMVYDEIHGYAPTAMNPFLDDSAPKDHAFVDEFCCIGCKNCANVAPDVFQIEEDFGRARVCSQSGNPNLVQEAIDSCPVNCIHWTSAAQLSLLEDEMRRVERINVGLMLAGMGRASINVFRMASSRWEKRQAKVLEKAKMRMMKQKDSNKAGPWSNVWGSPQNYESTEEEVKEKAKRSAAAARRWREYSRNRTDRPSTFKLPETMSRKE; this is encoded by the exons ATGGCCCAGTTGCTTGCGCCGGTGCGCTCTGTCTTGGTCCTCGAATTCCCTAAGTTGCCGCCGTGTTATGGAAACCTGTGGCCGAGAGTAGCAGTCGCGGTCGCGCAGAATTCCACACCTAGTCGCCGGAGCTgtcagaaggagaagagggaCTTCAGGATTGCTGCGACGACGGTTGGGGGTTTCTCATGGCGCGATGACGTTGCCGATGACTACTACACTGTTCTCGGGCTG CTTCCAGATGCCACCTCTCAGCAGATTAAGAAAGCTTATTATGATTGTATGAAATCATGCCATCCGGACTTGAGTGGGAACAATCCAGATATTACTAGCTTCTGCATATTCATTAATGAGGTTTATTCG GTGCTTAGTGATCCTGTGCAGCGTATGGTATACGATGAAATTCATGGATATGCCCCAACGGCTATGAATCCTTTCTTGGATGATAGTGCACCAAAAGATCATGCATTTGTCGATGAGTTTTGTTGCATAG GGTGCAAAAATTGTGCTAATGTGGCCCCGGATGTATTCCAAATAGAGGAAGACTTTGGCCGTGCTAGAGTTTGCAGCCAATCAGGGAATCCTAACTTGGTTCAAGAAGCAATAGATTCCTG CCCGGTCAATTGCATTCACTGGACATCTGCCGCACAGCTTTCTCTCCTTGAAGATGAAATGCGTAGGGTTGAGAGAATAAAT GTTGGACTAATGCTTGCTGGAATGGGGAGAGCATCCATAAATGTTTTTAGGATG GCAAGTTCAAGATGGGAAAAGCGCCAAGCGAAAGTCTTG GAAAAGGCTAAAATGCGCATGATGAAGCAGAAAGACTCCAACAAGGCCGGACCTTGGAGCAATGTTTGGGGTTCACCACAGAATTACGAAAGCACAG AGGAGGAAGTGAAGGAGAAAGCGAAGAGATCTGCGGCAGCCGCTAGAAGGTGGCGAGAGTACTCGAGAAATAGAACCGATAGACCTTCAACCTTCAAGCTTCCTGAGACGATGTCTAGGAAGGAATAG
- the LOC122009803 gene encoding probable WRKY transcription factor 65, whose product MVACLSLLSQLFMTEKMSLDSWDANEDGVAFSPEKLAAGEGGNFRATQPPAKKSRRSVQKRVVSVPVGFADGLLGKNGVGGEVFPPMDAWAWRKYGQKPIKGSPYPRGYYRCSSCKGCPARKQVERSHHDPTTLVVTYSFDHNHPGPPPKIARRHHAPPQPPPPEAGREEEKCLTSAEEEDPLVSMMMALENGGEFRWFTDVASPSSTSAGSDELLYGSVLFGGSGEAGLVPEERETVGAGEEDATFAGLGELPEYSVVLRRGMAAAPWVGTTE is encoded by the exons ATGGTGGCATGCTTGTCCCTTCTCTCTCAATTGTTCATGACGGAGAAGATGTCGTTGGATTCTTGGGACGCTAACGAGGACGGCGTCGCCTTTTCACCGGAGAAGCTCGCCGCCGGCGAAGGCGGCAACTTTAGGGCGACTCAGCCTCCGGCCAAGAAAAG CCGGCGGTCGGTGCAGAAGCGGGTGGTGTCGGTGCCGGTCGGCTTCGCGGATGGGCTCCTGGGGAAGAATGGAGTCGGCGGGGAGGTGTTTCCGCCGATGGACGCCTGGGCGTGGAGGAAGTACGGCCAGAAGCCCATCAAGGGATCTCCTTACCCGAG AGGTTATTACCGGTGCAGCAGCTGCAAGGGCTGCCCGGCGAGGAAGCAGGTGGAGCGGAGCCACCACGATCCCACCACGCTCGTCGTCACCTACTCCTTCGACCACAACCACCCTGGGCCGCCGCCTAAGATCGCCCGCCGCCACCACGCTCCGCCACAGCCTCCGCCGCCAGAGGCGGGGAGGGAAGAGGAGAAGTGCCTGACGTCGGCGGAGGAGGAGGATCCGCTGGTGTCTATGATGATGGCGCTTGAGAACGGCGGGGAGTTCCGGTGGTTCACCGACGTGGCTTCCCCTTCCTCCACCTCGGCGGGATCCGACGAGCTGCTGTACGGATCCGTCCTCTTCGGAGGCAGCGGGGAGGCAGGGTTGGTGCCGGAGGAGAGGGAGACGGTGGGGGCGGGGGAGGAGGACGCAACGTTCGCCGGGCTGGGGGAGCTGCCGGAGTACTCAGTGGTGCTTCGCCGGGGCATGGCGGCGGCTCCGTGGGTCGGGACAACCGAGTGA